A section of the Haliaeetus albicilla chromosome 6, bHalAlb1.1, whole genome shotgun sequence genome encodes:
- the IGSF11 gene encoding immunoglobulin superfamily member 11 isoform X1: protein MTRRRPGGGSGGGGRWVPVALVALLALRGLVCPLEVSVSSGSIQVARGQTAVLPCTFTTNAALTNLNVIWMVIPLSNANQPQQVILYQGGQIFGGAPQFYGRVGFAVTMPTTSASIFINNTQLSDTGTYQCLVNNLPDRGVRNIGVIGLTVLVPPSAPLCRIQGSLDVGSDITLTCSSEEGIPRPTYLWEKLDNVPKLPPTATQDQVQGTVTLRNISTVSSGLYQCVASNAIGTSTCLLDLQVIAPHPRSIGLIAGAVATGAVVLVVCIVLVAVALFYWKNKHKEEEEEEIPNEIREDDLPPKCSSAAKTFHADASSSENDTLTSSNTYNSRYWNDPKANHATDSFTRFSNSNDAHQPPFSRSGSTSTRPVYANGGHPSPAPPKTLVVTASTAPSPQEVIRSNGSVSRKPRLPHTRSYAVSQATLERIGAVPVMVPAQSRAGSLV from the exons GTCTGGTGTGTCCTCTGGAGGTGTCAGTCAGTTCAGGGAGTATCCAGGTTGCCCGAGGCCAGACAGCAGTATTGCCCTGCACCTTCACCACTAACGCTGCTCTCACTAACCTTAATGTCATCTGGATGGTCATTCCTCTTTCTAATGCCAACCAGCCTCAACAG gtTATTCTCTACCAAGGGGGTCAGATCTTTGGTGGTGCACCCCAGTTCTATGGGCGAGTAGGATTTGCTGTGACAATGCCAACCACCAGTGCCTCCATCTTCATCAACAACACTCAGCTATCGGATACTGGCACGTACCAGTGTTTGGTCAACAATCTTCCCGACCGAGGCGTCAGGAATATTGGAGTCATTGGACTTACTGTCTTGG TTCCTCCTTCTGCCCCGCTTTGCAGAATCCAGGGGTCCCTGGACGTGGGCAGCGATATCACACTGACCTGCAGCTCAGAAGAAGGCATCCCCCGGCCAACATACCTCTGGGAGAAACTGGACAATGTTCCCAAGTTGCCCCCAACTGCCACACAAG ACCAAGTCCAGGGCACTGTCACCCTCCGAAATATCAGCACTGTGTCCTCAGGTCTTTACCAATGTGTGGCTTCAAATGCCATTGGAACCAGCACTTGCCTTCTGGACCTGCAAGTCATTGCAC CTCACCCCCGGAGTATCGGCCTGATCGCTGGAGCGGTGGCCACAGGCGCCGTCGTGCTCGTCGTCTGCATTGTGTTGGTGGCCGTGGCACTGttttactggaaaaataaacacaaagaagaagaagaggaggagattCCCAATGAGATAAG GGAGGATGACCTGCCACCCAAATGCTCCTCCGCCGCAAAGACATTCCACGCCGACGCGTCCTCATCGGAGAACGACACGCTGACCTCCTCCAACACCTACAACAGCCGCTACTGGAACGACCCCAAAGCCAACCACGCCACAGACTCCTTCACCCGCTTCAGCAACAGCAACGATGCCCACCAGCCCCCTTTCTCCCGCTCGGGGAGCACGAGCACCCGCCCCGTCTACGCCAACGGCGGCCACCCGTCCCCGGCTCCCCCTAAGACGCTGGTGGTGACGGCCAGCACGGCGCCGTCCCCTCAGGAGGTGATCCGGAGCAACGGCTCGGTCAGTAGGAAGCCGCGGCTGCCTCACACCCGCTCCTACGCCGTCAGCCAGGCCACGCTGGAGAGGATTGGGGCTGTCCCCGTCATGGTGCCGGCCCAGAGTCGGGCCGGTTCCCTCGTGTAG
- the IGSF11 gene encoding immunoglobulin superfamily member 11 isoform X2, whose amino-acid sequence MVIPLSNANQPQQVILYQGGQIFGGAPQFYGRVGFAVTMPTTSASIFINNTQLSDTGTYQCLVNNLPDRGVRNIGVIGLTVLVPPSAPLCRIQGSLDVGSDITLTCSSEEGIPRPTYLWEKLDNVPKLPPTATQDQVQGTVTLRNISTVSSGLYQCVASNAIGTSTCLLDLQVIAPHPRSIGLIAGAVATGAVVLVVCIVLVAVALFYWKNKHKEEEEEEIPNEIREDDLPPKCSSAAKTFHADASSSENDTLTSSNTYNSRYWNDPKANHATDSFTRFSNSNDAHQPPFSRSGSTSTRPVYANGGHPSPAPPKTLVVTASTAPSPQEVIRSNGSVSRKPRLPHTRSYAVSQATLERIGAVPVMVPAQSRAGSLV is encoded by the exons ATGGTCATTCCTCTTTCTAATGCCAACCAGCCTCAACAG gtTATTCTCTACCAAGGGGGTCAGATCTTTGGTGGTGCACCCCAGTTCTATGGGCGAGTAGGATTTGCTGTGACAATGCCAACCACCAGTGCCTCCATCTTCATCAACAACACTCAGCTATCGGATACTGGCACGTACCAGTGTTTGGTCAACAATCTTCCCGACCGAGGCGTCAGGAATATTGGAGTCATTGGACTTACTGTCTTGG TTCCTCCTTCTGCCCCGCTTTGCAGAATCCAGGGGTCCCTGGACGTGGGCAGCGATATCACACTGACCTGCAGCTCAGAAGAAGGCATCCCCCGGCCAACATACCTCTGGGAGAAACTGGACAATGTTCCCAAGTTGCCCCCAACTGCCACACAAG ACCAAGTCCAGGGCACTGTCACCCTCCGAAATATCAGCACTGTGTCCTCAGGTCTTTACCAATGTGTGGCTTCAAATGCCATTGGAACCAGCACTTGCCTTCTGGACCTGCAAGTCATTGCAC CTCACCCCCGGAGTATCGGCCTGATCGCTGGAGCGGTGGCCACAGGCGCCGTCGTGCTCGTCGTCTGCATTGTGTTGGTGGCCGTGGCACTGttttactggaaaaataaacacaaagaagaagaagaggaggagattCCCAATGAGATAAG GGAGGATGACCTGCCACCCAAATGCTCCTCCGCCGCAAAGACATTCCACGCCGACGCGTCCTCATCGGAGAACGACACGCTGACCTCCTCCAACACCTACAACAGCCGCTACTGGAACGACCCCAAAGCCAACCACGCCACAGACTCCTTCACCCGCTTCAGCAACAGCAACGATGCCCACCAGCCCCCTTTCTCCCGCTCGGGGAGCACGAGCACCCGCCCCGTCTACGCCAACGGCGGCCACCCGTCCCCGGCTCCCCCTAAGACGCTGGTGGTGACGGCCAGCACGGCGCCGTCCCCTCAGGAGGTGATCCGGAGCAACGGCTCGGTCAGTAGGAAGCCGCGGCTGCCTCACACCCGCTCCTACGCCGTCAGCCAGGCCACGCTGGAGAGGATTGGGGCTGTCCCCGTCATGGTGCCGGCCCAGAGTCGGGCCGGTTCCCTCGTGTAG